The nucleotide window AATATGCGCACGATTTGTTGCCGAGCTTCCGCGACATTCAACAATTCTCTGAAGGGAAAGAAGAGGAACGCCGGCTGCAGCGGGAGATCGGCAAAGCGGTTTATGAGTTGATGAGCGCGAAACCGCCGCGCAGTGAAAGCGACAGCATCAGCCGCGCCTTTTTCATGCTGCATCGCAATCGCGGCGATGCCGCCGAGTTGGAAGGCAAAATTAACCGCTTGAATCTCGCCAAGTCGTCTTGGTAAAAAACCGTAGGTAGCATCGCCGGCGCGGAACAGAAACGCGAAGCCGCAACGCGCGCGCTGGAGACGCACTATCGCGAAATCGGCCGCGCCGCGTTCCAGGCTTTGTCGCACGAAATCGGCAACAACGGCGTGTTGAAAAAAATTTTCGAGAAAGCGCTGCAGTATCAAGTGGTGATCACCGATCGCGAAAACGAAATTGCACGGCTCGAAGCCGCCAGCGGAAATGTGATCGATAAATCAAAACGGCAAATGGAAATTCTCGCGCTGCGCACGCAAAACAGCACCGACGCCAAACGCCTGCATGCCGCGGCGGAGACGGCGGGCGAAGAGTTTTGGAAAACCTGCGCCGAACAATACGAACACGACGAAATCGAGCCGATCAAGCTGCGCATCACCGGCGTGATCGCCGAATTGGAACGGCGGCGGGTGGAGTTGGAAAATTTGCATGCGCAAAAGCGCCAAATTGAAGGGGATCTTGAAAAAGAGGGATTGGAGTCGAGCGCGCGGCCGGATGTTGATGCGCCGTTTTTCATCGAACAACTCAAGAATCAAGCGCGCGCGGCGAATGCTTTGCGCCCGCGCTTGCTGGAAGAGCTGGGAAAAACCTATTGGCAGAATGAAACCAATCCTTCTCCGGAGACCGTTGCCCTGCTCGCACAACTGCATGATCTCAAGAAAAGAATTCGCGCCTTTGAACAAGATGACTTGTGAATAGAATTGCAGCCGCAATCGACTAATGGTCCAACCCGGAACAAAAGCGATGAAAACACTGCCCGGATTTACTCTTGTGCTCACGCTGCCGCTGTTGGCGCAAGCCCAGCATTTTGTCACGGCGGGCGCCGGCTTTGGCGTGATGGTGATGAACTCCGAGGAGCTTGATCGTTTTACGAAAACATACAACTCTGTCAACTATCCGGGGCTGCGGACATTTTTAAAAGGATTCGACGCCGGCGTTGGCTTGCAAGTGGAAGCGGGCTATCGCCAGGCCGGCCGTTTTTCCAAAGCCGTGACGGCCGGCTGGCAGTCGTACAACAGCCGTGATGTCGCAGAATTTGGCAACGACGAAATCAGAAATTTGGAATTGCGCCTCAACAGCTTGCAGGTGAGCGGCGAGTTGGGCCACGGCTGGCGCGATTTTTTCGTGAATGGCATGGCAACCGTCCATGTCAGCCGCAAGGCGCGCATCATCTCCGAGCTGGCAAACGCCGACACGGTAAGAAGCGCGTTGAGCGGAACCTATAAAAGCGCTGCGGCAATGGCATTGGATGCGGGTATCACACTCGGCTTGTACCGCGATCCGGTTTTTCTCATCGCCAAAATCAGCTACCCGGTTTATACCGGCGGGCGCTCGGAAAAGCTGGAGGATCGCACACCCGCAAAAATCGCAGACGGCCTGAGTTTGTTCCCGGATGACTATATAAATTTTATAGAGCGGCAACCGTATGACGGCGTTGCGAGTGCGATTGACGGATTGAAGATCGCGGTTACGATCGCGTTCGCCTTTCGGCTGTGAGGCCGTCTTGTTTTGCCGGCACACTTATGATAACTCGTACAGAAAAAATGACTCTTTCAACCAATGCCCAAACGTGGGTCGAACAAGCGGTTGCGACAATGAGTTTAGAAGAGAAGGTCGGCCAGATGTTGATCGTCGACTTTGCGGCAATTTTTACGAATCGCGAGCATGAAAACTGGCAACGCATCACCCGCTTGATTCGCGAGCAGCATATTGGCGGTTTTATTCTCGCCGGCGGCAGTTTGTACAGCATTGCGCTGCTGACGAACGAGTTGCAAGGCCTTTCCAAGTGGCCGCTGTTGGTGAATGCCGATATGGAAACCGGCGCGACATTCTTTCAGCCCTGGCAGCGCGCCCGCGGGCGCGCACCCGATTTGCCGGCATTTCTGCCCGGCGGCGGCACCGCTTTTCCGTCTTTGATGGCGATTGGCGCCACACGCAGCCACGAGTTTGCTTACGAGATCGGACGCCTTACCGCGCTCGAAGCGCGCGCGATCGGCATTCATTGGACGAACGCCCCGGTGCTCGACATCAACAACAATCCCCGCAATCCCATCATCAACACACGCTCGTTTGGTGAAGACCCGGAGTTAGTCGCGCGCCTGGGCGCGGCGTTCGTCGCCGGCACACAAGCTAGTAGAGTGTTGGCGACGATGAAGCATTTTCCCGGCCACGGCGATACCGACTCGGATACGCATATCGAACTGCCGGTGTTGAATCTCAAAGCCGAGCGATTGCACGCGGTAGAATTGCTGCCATTCAAGGCCGCAATCAAAGCAGGCGCTCGGGCCGTTATGACGGCGCATATCGCCTTTCCCCAGTTCGATGCCTCTGGCCGGCCGGCAACGCTGTCGCGCAAAGTCGTTTCCAAGCTCTTACGCCAGGAGTTGGCATTCGACGGCATCGTTGCGACGGATGCGTTCACCATGCAGGGAATTGCGGATCATTTCGACCCCGCGGAAGCTGCCATCATTGCAGCGCAAGCAGGCGTCGACGCATTGTTGATTCCGGTGGATACGCCAAGAACACACCGCCGGCTGGTGCAGGCCGTGCGCAGCGGCGAGTTACCGCTGCAAGCCGTCGATACCGCAGCGCGCCGCCTGCTGACCATGAAAGCCGGGCTTGGCCTGCATGAACTTCGCACCGTCGATATAAATCGCATTGCAGATCTTATCAATACTCCCGCGGCCCAACAATTCGCACAAAACGTTGCTGGTGCAGCGATAACTTTGCTTGAGGATGATGGGGCGATTCTGCCGCTCCCGAATGATCGCCCGCTCAAAATCGTGGCTGGCATCATTTCAAATTCTGCTGCCGGCAACGAGGGCGAGCATTTAGCCGAACAGCTTACAGCCCGCACACATGACGTTGCATCTTATCTTTTGAGCGCCGGAATGAGTGAGGCTTTGCTCGCCCAAGCCCTTGTTCAATGCCGCGAGGCGGATGTGGTGATGTTTGAACTGCATTTGACAGTGGGCGCGTGGAAAGGCGCTCTGCGCCTGCCGCCGCAAGCATTGCAGTTTTTGCAGGCCGCCCGCGAGGCACACAAGCCCCTCATCGCCATTTCGTTTGGCGATCCGTACATGTTCGAGTATCTTCCGCCCATGTCCGTAAGCCTGTGCGCATACGGTGGCGGTAGATTGATGGAACGCGCCGCGGCGCTCGCATTGCTCGGAGATACCGCAATCCAGGGAAAACTGCCCGTGACCATTCCCGGGAGGTTTGCATTTGGGCACGGCTTGCAACGAGCGTAACGTGAGAACGCCATCTCACCTTTCCTGATCATTGTTCTTCCTGATTTCTTCCCATTTTTTTCGGGTCAGCGAACTCTCACCCTGGTAACGGCGTTCAATGGAATCATCATAAGTTCCGCAAGGCCAGGAGACAGTGAACCCTTTGAATTTTTTGTAAAATATGGCTCTGCGAACGCGGCGCTCGGGAGATATATTTATCCCTAAGTAATTTTTGAAAATTTGCTGTGCTTGCAATAGATTGACGAGGACAGTCAATTCTCACAGGAGATAAACGGACAATCATCGTTAACACTTTGAACTCGCAGAGGGGTTGCATGCTGAAGATAGGAATCATCATCGCTGTGATGTGGTTAGGAGCCTGGTTTGATGCCCCGCGGGCGCAACAGAACGACGCGGCCAATACGTTCCCGGTGCCCGAAGTCATCCGGGACAACGTGGAGTTCTGGAAGAAGATTTATGCGGTTTATCCCACCAACAAGGTGTTGATTCACGACATCAACAACCTTGCCATCATTTATGAAATCGTTGATCTTGACAACAGCCAGGGCGAATATGCCTACCGCAACGAATGGCGCAAGGTCGACGCGATCAAAGACGAATACAAGGCGATTTTGAATGCGCACGCCGATCGCAAGCTTGATTTATCGAATCCGAGCACGCGCGCGCAGCGCGTTCTGGAAATATACGGCGCCAATGCGGACCCCGAGCAATTGCGCAAAGCCGCGGGCGCGATTCGCGGCCAGCTCGGCCTGAAGGATCGCTTTCACATTGGCATTCAGCGTTCCGGCATGTATTTGGAATACATTCAGAAAATTTTTGCCGAACACGGTCTGCCCGCCGAGTTGGCGCTGTTGCCGCACGTCGAGTCGTCTTTCAACTACAAGGCCTATTCCAAAGTCGGTGCGGCCGGGTTGTGGCAGTTTACCCGCTACACGGGCCGCTTGTTCATGAAAATCGATTACGACATTGATGAACGTCTCGATCCCCTGCGTGCTACTCACGCGGCTGCCAAGCTGCTAAAACTCAACCACAGTGAATTGGGCGCGTGGCCGTTGGCTGTCACTGCGTACAATCACGGTTTGAATGGCATGAAGCGCGCAAAAGCCCAGTTTGGCACGGATTTCGGGAAAATCTACACGAGTTATCAGAGCCGCAGCTTTGGTTTTGCCTCGCGCAATTTTTATGCAGAGTTCTTGGCGGCAGTTGATGTCGTTAAGAATTCCGATATCTATTTTGGTCCGATTGAGTATCACTCCCCGGCAGAATTTGTCGAGGTTGAGCTTGATCGCTTTGTCACGGTGAAAGAGATTCTTAAAACCTATGATGTCAATCATTCCGAATTTTCTGAATTGAATTCCGCGTTGCGACCGCCGGTTTTGAATTCGCAACGGCGCATTCCCAAAGGCTACGTTCTGCGGTTGCCCAATCGCATTGGTGGCGATGCCGCGGCCCTGGCAGCGAAGATCGATCCGCAAGCCACTTTTAATGAGCAAGTCGAATCCGAATGGTATCGCGTGCAGAGCGGCGACAATTTGTATGCAATCGCGCGGCGGTTCAACACGACGCCGCAAGTGCTGGCAGAGAATAACAACCTCAACTTGAGAAGCAAGCTGCCAATCGGCCTCGTGTTAAAAATTCCGGAGAGCAAAGCGCGACCGGCAACGCGCGCGACCGCGCCGGTTGTGGCCAGCGCCGAGCCAGCGCCGGCAATCGTTGCTAAGATTGTTAAACCCGAAAGCAAACCGGTTGAGATTGAAAAAACAACGCCTCCCCTCCCGGAGCCAGCGGTTGTTGCGGCTGTGGCGGAAGAACAAGCAGTCACTGAGGTTCCCGCTATCAGCGAGCCGAGTGTGTCAAACGGAGCTTCAGACAATGCCAGCGAGGATGAAGCGCTGCTCCGGAACAGAATTGACACGCGCATCGAGTTGACGCCGGACGCAATCACGGAGTCTTTTCCTCTCGCCGCCAAGGATATAACGCGCGAAGAACGCGAGTCCATTGTGACCTATAATCTCCAGCCGCAGCCGGTTGAAGTCGCCGCAACCACGTTTCCGGATGCGATTGCCGCCAGCATGACGCGGCCGTCAGCGTTGTCGCGCTTGCGCCACTCCGGCGATTCGCTTTGGATCAAAGTCGAGCCGGAAGAGACCCTGGGCCATTACGCCACCTGGCTTGAGGTTCCCACGCAAAAATTGCGCGCCGCCAACGGTTTACGTTACAGTGAAGAGATTCGCATCGGGCAACGCATTCGTCTGGTTTATGCGCGCGTTTCTGCCACGGAATTCGAACGCCGGCGCAACGAGTATCATCGCAGCATTGAAGAAGATTTCTTTTCGACTTATAAAGTTGACAGCGTATTGACGCATCGCCTCAAACGCGGAGAAACGATTTGGAAAATTTGCAACGAAACCTATCAAGTGCCGCTCTGGCTGGTGGCCATGTACAACCCGGATTTTGATCTCTATAATTTGAATTTGAACGACGATCTCAAAATACCGGTGGTGGTCAGCATCAATCCGGCTGCCACGCCGCCGATTCAGGAGCAGTAAACAAACTTGTTCTCCTGAAAACAAAACGGCCCGCGCAAATTTCTAATTTTGCACGGGCCGTTTTTGTTTCGTCAACGATTATCGCCGAGTACTTCAGGCGCGGCGCCGATCAACCGGCAACCATCCTATCTTACATAAGCCATCTTGCGCGTCATGCTGAACTCGCCGGCTTTCAATTGAAAAAGATAAATGCCGGTGCTCAATGCAACCCCTCGCTTGTCCCGGCCCTCCCACTTGACTTTATAGACGCCAGCGTCCTGCGTTTCCTGCACCAGTGTAATCACTTCCTGGCCGAGCGCGTTGAAAATCTTCAAAGAAACCGCCACACGTTCCGGCAGTTGATATTGAATCACCGTTTCCGGGTTGAAGGGATTGGGAAAATTCTGCAGCAACGCAAAGGTTGTGGGCAATTCTGCCGTTTGCTCAACGTTGGTCGGCGCATCCGGCAAATTGATGGTCACGTTACTCACGCTGGCGGCGTTGTTGAGAACAACGTTGGCCGCGCTATGTTCATCCCGGCCGCCGAAGTATGCTGAACCGCCTTGGCCGGTGCCCATCACTTTATACTCGCCGGCCGGCAAATCGAGGATGGCGAAATTGCCGTTCTCGTCGGATATTGCCGAGGCGACAAAGCTGCCATTTTCGAGCGCATAAATCACCGCATTCGCTTCGCCCATGTTCGAATTGCCGCGCAACACTCGTCCCGCGAGAGTATATGGGCCGCGTTGCGCCGGCGCAAGATCGAAATGAATGCCGGCAGTTTCCTGGTTACTTTCAACTAGGACCGGAGTTGCCTCACGATAATGGCGCGCATCCTCATAAAACTCACTGATAAAGTGACGCGCATGCGCCATCAACACATATTTACCCGGCCGCAGGCCGCGCACGACAAATTCACCCAATTCATCCGTTAGGGCTAAGCCAGCCGGCCCGCGTTCCAAGGGCAGCGCCAGCACGATTGCGGATGGAATTGGATTGCCATCTATTTCAGAAACCACCGTGCCACTGATTGCGCCTCTGCGATTGTCAAGTTGTTGCAACTTGAAATCAATGCCGCT belongs to Cytophagia bacterium CHB2 and includes:
- a CDS encoding LysM peptidoglycan-binding domain-containing protein, which translates into the protein MLKIGIIIAVMWLGAWFDAPRAQQNDAANTFPVPEVIRDNVEFWKKIYAVYPTNKVLIHDINNLAIIYEIVDLDNSQGEYAYRNEWRKVDAIKDEYKAILNAHADRKLDLSNPSTRAQRVLEIYGANADPEQLRKAAGAIRGQLGLKDRFHIGIQRSGMYLEYIQKIFAEHGLPAELALLPHVESSFNYKAYSKVGAAGLWQFTRYTGRLFMKIDYDIDERLDPLRATHAAAKLLKLNHSELGAWPLAVTAYNHGLNGMKRAKAQFGTDFGKIYTSYQSRSFGFASRNFYAEFLAAVDVVKNSDIYFGPIEYHSPAEFVEVELDRFVTVKEILKTYDVNHSEFSELNSALRPPVLNSQRRIPKGYVLRLPNRIGGDAAALAAKIDPQATFNEQVESEWYRVQSGDNLYAIARRFNTTPQVLAENNNLNLRSKLPIGLVLKIPESKARPATRATAPVVASAEPAPAIVAKIVKPESKPVEIEKTTPPLPEPAVVAAVAEEQAVTEVPAISEPSVSNGASDNASEDEALLRNRIDTRIELTPDAITESFPLAAKDITREERESIVTYNLQPQPVEVAATTFPDAIAASMTRPSALSRLRHSGDSLWIKVEPEETLGHYATWLEVPTQKLRAANGLRYSEEIRIGQRIRLVYARVSATEFERRRNEYHRSIEEDFFSTYKVDSVLTHRLKRGETIWKICNETYQVPLWLVAMYNPDFDLYNLNLNDDLKIPVVVSINPAATPPIQEQ
- a CDS encoding glycoside hydrolase family 3 protein, which gives rise to MITRTEKMTLSTNAQTWVEQAVATMSLEEKVGQMLIVDFAAIFTNREHENWQRITRLIREQHIGGFILAGGSLYSIALLTNELQGLSKWPLLVNADMETGATFFQPWQRARGRAPDLPAFLPGGGTAFPSLMAIGATRSHEFAYEIGRLTALEARAIGIHWTNAPVLDINNNPRNPIINTRSFGEDPELVARLGAAFVAGTQASRVLATMKHFPGHGDTDSDTHIELPVLNLKAERLHAVELLPFKAAIKAGARAVMTAHIAFPQFDASGRPATLSRKVVSKLLRQELAFDGIVATDAFTMQGIADHFDPAEAAIIAAQAGVDALLIPVDTPRTHRRLVQAVRSGELPLQAVDTAARRLLTMKAGLGLHELRTVDINRIADLINTPAAQQFAQNVAGAAITLLEDDGAILPLPNDRPLKIVAGIISNSAAGNEGEHLAEQLTARTHDVASYLLSAGMSEALLAQALVQCREADVVMFELHLTVGAWKGALRLPPQALQFLQAAREAHKPLIAISFGDPYMFEYLPPMSVSLCAYGGGRLMERAAALALLGDTAIQGKLPVTIPGRFAFGHGLQRA